Proteins encoded within one genomic window of Ptiloglossa arizonensis isolate GNS036 chromosome 3, iyPtiAriz1_principal, whole genome shotgun sequence:
- the LOC143144941 gene encoding uncharacterized protein LOC143144941, which translates to MDKYRKECASSKDEKLYTMEVFVDYISLQAEKLYRVDPASLGVDLQFADMPLFRIFQNDFLLTKSVKDKEVSRDAGFRNVYFNAGKLYIFIKNPGELVEKLRSKPLLLDVYRVKKMVTCTDEVVKCPLGNSKIPMSGCLCDHVMMASNDIYHLPKSYRINNTFGLVDEKNQPSGYIAIFLQLTCFGTYTINLYSIVQQKMLFKNSGSFNEFLCTKVLFEDEDERKAVEASTKFCSSELSQRDGFPAEVIPPNYPPKIIPYTNVKERKFNVDKARRKGFDNITSIRREFMIQKKPFSEQTGCTNISCPGTICIGKKCY; encoded by the exons ATGGATAAATATCGCAAAGAGTGTGCTTCTTCAAAGGACGAGAAGCTATATACCATGGAAGTTTTTGTAGACTATATCAGTTTGCAAGCCGAGAAGTTGTACAGGGTCGATCCCGCTAGCCTAGGCGTCGATTTGCAATTCGCAGACATGCCGTTGTTTCGAATCTTTCAAAATGACTTTTTATTAACTAAATCGGTTAAAGACAAAGAGGTATCGCGAGATGCTGGCTTTCGAAACGTCTATTTTAATGCTGGTAAACTGTACATCTTCATAAAAAATCCTGGGGAATTGGTGGAAAAATTGCGATCGAAACCTTTGCTACTGGACGTATATAGAGTTAAGAAAATGGTCACATGTACTGACGAAGTGGTGAAATGTCCATTGGGAAATTCGAAAATCCCGATGTCAGGTTGTCTCTGCGATCACGTGATGATGGCGAGCAACGACATTTATCATTTACCTAAGAGTTACCGGATAAACAACACGTTCGGTCTTGTAGACGAGAAGAACCAGCCTTCTGGCTATATAGCTATATTCTTACAGTTAACGTGCTTCGGTACGTATACAATTAATTTGTATTCCATCGTACAACAAAAAATGCTTTTTAAGAACAGCGGATCGTTCAACGAATTTTTGTGCACGAAAGTACTGTTTGAAGACGAAGATGAGAGAAAAGCCGTAGAAGCGAGTACAAAATTTTGCTCATCTG AATTGTCTCAAAGAGATGGATTTCCCGCGGAGGTGATACCTCCAAATTATCCACCGAAAATTATCCCGTATACGAATGTTAAAGAGAGAAAATTTAATGTTGACAAAGCACGACGCAAAGGTTTTGATAATATAACTTCTATACGTCGTGAGTTTATGATACAGAAGAAACCGTTTTCGGAACAGACTGGGTGTACTAATATCTCATGTCCTGGTACCATATGTATAGGAAAAAAATGCTACTga
- the Bora gene encoding aurora kinase A activator-like protein bora — protein sequence MDQLKWTTPIKNENKCDNLMLKSPVLYKTPVKECETSLKHTSYPNSMSCFTVLPCHITPPSGLTKFIARNPFESDLTNRLHLSVISPTVFNKVSRSSQQPPEFEWSVDELALIQPAKIEEFPMQQIHCVDPETETKAQAAIDRFFKENQIIPSPWEMKRKDNLINMKVETPKRSLSDLKLESSKLKKDGWSQTVLSLPPELPLDVAEALKPYFTFTQEQNIESDDANSSNNSLRRKLFFNHDDCMQNEEETSVYLSPVKMNGSLMSSSPPQSGMLVHGSPLKHSENVNTQHNMSQITTENLSSPNISPILNTVNNISCESTRLKSRSVARLDFTTEMSLDKSSLHHKEYSNNHSLDKSLNKFNEQVAENKTDNSVHIDSNSTCIQASYFTEAKVVSKSATHSEHELKTEASEFNVKRHNPANVFKQLTDSCKLYTNESCILQQTNTILGISDQQSISNSVQDTGYQTYSMSNTTNVTDSYNSTPVKQKACWRDQILLIDDEFRMSDWKENVKNIYSSTPSKTNKEWDNYIH from the exons ATGGATCAATTAAAGTGGACAACGcctataaaaaatgaaaataaatgtgaTAATTTAATGTTAAAAAGCCCTGTATTATATAAAACCCCTGTGAAAGAGTGCGAAACAAGTTTGAAGCACACATCCTACCCAAATAGTATGAGTTGTTTTACAGTTCTTCCATGTCATATTACGCCACCATCTGGTTTGACAAAGTTTATAGCAAGAAATCCATTTGAATCCGATTTAACTAATAGACTGCATTTATCTGTGATTAGCCCAACAGTATTTAATAAG GTTTCAAGATCATCCCAACAACCACCTGAATTTGAATGGAGTGTGGACGAACTAGCACTGATACAACCAGCAAAAATAGAGGAATTTCCTATGCAACAAATACACTGTGTGGATCCAGAAACTGAAACAAAAGCTCAAGCAGCCATTGATCGATTTTTTAAGGAGAATCAGATTATTCCTAGCCCAtgggaaatgaaaagaaaagataaTCTAAtaaacatgaaagtagaaactcccaagAGAAGCTTAAGCGATTTGAAATTGGAATCTTCCAAACTTAAGAAAGATG gTTGGAGCCAAACAGTTTTATCATTGCCACCTGAATTGCCACTGGATGTTGCAGAAGCTTTGAAACCATATTTTACATTTACTCAA GAACAGAATATTGAAAGCGACGATGCAAATTCAAGTAATAACTCTTTGagacgaaaattattttttaatcacgaTGATTGCATGCAAAATGAAGAAGAAACTTCTGTTTATCTGTCACCTGTAAAAATGAATGGATCTTTAATGTCTTCTAGTCCTCCACAAAGTGGAATGTTAGTTCATGGATCTCCattaaaa CACTCGGAAAATGTAAATACACAGCACAATATGTCTCAAATTACCACTGAGAATTTATCATCTCCCAATATATCTCCTATACTTAATACAGTGAATAACATATCCTGTGAAAGTACAAGATTAAAATCTCGTTCAGTTGCACGATTAGATTTTACTACAGAAATGAGCCTGGATAAATCCAGTTTGCATCATAAAGAGTATTCAAATAACCATTCTCTAG aCAAATCCCTTAACAAATTTAATGAACAAGTAGCAGAAAACAAAACAGATAATTCTGTGCATATTGATAGCAATTCCACATGCATTCAAGCCAGTTATTTCACAGAGGCAAAAGTTGTATCGAAAAGTGCAACTCATTCTGAGCACGAACTCAAGACTGAAGCTTCAGAGTTTAATGTTAAACGCCATAATCCTGCTAATGTATTTAAACAACTGACTGATTCTTGTAAATTGTATACGAATGAAAGTTGCATATTGCAGCAGACCAATACAATATTAGGTATTTCTGATCAACAAAGTATTTCCAATTCCGTACAAGATACTGGTTATCAAACGTACAGTATGAGCAATACAACAAACGTTACCGATAGTTACAATAGTACACCAGTGAAACAAAAAGCTTGTTGGAGAGATCAGATTTTATTGATTGATGATGAATTTCGTATGTCTGATTGGAAGGAAAACGTAAAGAATATATATAGCTCTACTCCAtcgaaaacgaataaggaaTGGGACAATTATATACattaa
- the Dhap-at gene encoding dihydroxyacetone phosphate acyltransferase isoform X1, with the protein MEQFSEFVDLLRARRKDCDILWASRPMDPLLPHKLSPESKYSRKQIIQAVLNDVYLTMTSLAMIRKVDINKVLKEAYLMVNEMASKAHLPTVRWLGIVITKVLKRIFLSIYVNENAIYKMKKEMQISQVQYVYVPSHRSYLDFILLSYILFSYDMALPNIASGMDFYQMYIIGELLRKTGAFFMRRSFSTDLLYKRVFQSYVMSLIEHSDRAIEFFIEGTRSRSLKSIVPKFGLLSTILESLLEGGVPDIHFIPISINYERPPEELLFAYELLGVPKPKESTTSLLQSLSILQKPYAYGRVFFNIGEPISAHQFLSMEHRKARVLSPYTKLSSTINEKLAYCIIDSHKKNTILTPFNLVALLFNERSQILPDDPYTLDTLVSDYLWCKNLLQEFSATVYTERSVDINDTNTMGIKKEILNTLKPHEELLVFDSSQILRLRERHRVTKLKNNIYVKGHTLSEKTMQIAVSVINISIYLNPTLSFFIKPAIVILLIGMEGVELGTAFKRYVLLRTLLSTEFAMPLIEDESMIKSEWEETFNFLLRQNYISIRNNAYIQGQNPKVFSLLYNVMLPFIDAIYITCLVLFEWDEAKSNSITIQAVLIEAQRQVEEAFLKGSVWGRHPYSLSLDLFNTTISNLIAQGILIPCERRSTYHVDKIRLALILAQLQSLSLKRPAGLYHNVVLLSALPPTVQAKL; encoded by the exons ATGGAACAATTCTCGGAATTTGTGGATTTACTACGTGCAAGAAGAAAAGATTGTGATATTTTATGGGCTTCTCGACCTATGGATCCGTTGCTACCACATAAACTCTCACCAGAATCCAAGTATTCCAGAAAACAAATTATTCAAGCTGTACTAAATGATGTTTACTTAACAATGACATCCTTGGCTATGATACGTAAGGTGGACATAAATAAAGTTCTAAAGGAAGCTTATTTGATGGTAAATGAAATGGCTAGTAAAGCACATTTGCCTACTGTTCGTTGGTTAG GCATAGTTATTACAAAAGTTCTCAAGAGAATTTTTTTGAGTATTTATGTAAATGAAAATgcaatatataaaatgaaaaaagaaatgcaAATTTCTCAGGTACAATATGTCTATGTGCCGTCTCATAGGAGTTACTTGGATTTTATATTACTATCATATATTTTGTTTTCATACGATATGGCACTTCCAAATATTGCAAGTGGAATGGATTTTTATCAAATGTATATTATAGGAGAATTATTAAGAAAAACAGGAGCTTTTTTTATGCGTCGTAGCTTTTCTACCGATTTATTATATAAAAGAGTATTTCAATCATATGTGATGTCTCTTATAGAACACAGTGATAGagcaattgaattttttattgaaGGTACTCGAAGTAGAAGTTTAAAGAGCATAGTGCCCAAGTTTG GCCTTCTTTCGACCATCTTAGAAAGTTTATTAGAGGGTGGTGTACCTGATATACACTTTATACCTATAAGTATTAATTATGAGCGACCACCCGAAGAATTATTGTTTGCATATGAACTTTTAGGAGTGCCAAAACCAAAAGAATCTACAACTAGTCTCCTTCAATCTCTATCTATTTTACAAAAACCTTATGCTTATGGCCGTGTCTTTTTTAATATTGGTGAACCTATTTCTGCACATCAATTTCTAAGTATGGAACATCGTAAAGCAAGAGTATTATCACCATATACAAAATTATCATCAACTATCAATGAGAAATTGGCTTACTGTATAATAGATTCGCAcaagaaaaatacaattcttACACCTTTTAATTTAGTTGCTTTATTATTCAATGAAAGAAGTCAAATACTTCCTGATGATCCTTATACATTGGATACTTTGGTTAGTGATTATTTATGGTGTAAAAATCTTTTACAAGAATTCAGTGCAACAGTATATACAGAAAG GTCGGTTGATATAAATGATACGAATACAATgggaataaagaaagaaatattaaacactTTGAAGCCCCATGAAGAACTGCTTGTATTTGATTCATCACAAATTTTAAGACTTAGAGAAAGACACAGAGTAACAAAGTTAAAGAACAATATATATGTTAAAGGACATACCCTGTCAGAAAAAACTATGCAAATAGCTGTATCAGtcattaatatttcaatttacttAAATCCTACTTTATCTTTCTTTATAAAACCAGCTATTGTTATACTTTTAATAGGAATGGAAGGTGTTGAACttg GAACTGCTTTCAAACGGTATGTATTACTGAGAACATTACTTAGTACAGAATTTGCAATGCCTTTAATAGAAGATGAATCTATGATAAAGTCAGAATGGGAAGAGACATTCAATTTCTTATTAAGACAAAATTATATAAGTATTCGGAATAATGCATATATACAAGGACAAAATCCGAAAGTATTTTCTCTTTTATATAATGTAATGCTGCCATTTATAGATGCAATATATATTACATGTCTTGTCTTGTTTgag TGGGATGAAGCAAAATCAAATTCTATAACAATACAAGCAGTTTTAATTGAAGCACAAAGGCAAGTAGAAGAAGCGTTCCTTAAAGGAAGTGTATGGGGAAGACATCCATATTCATTATCTCTTGATTTATTTAATACGACAATAAGCAATCTTATAGCACAAGGTATTCTAATACCATGTGAAAGACGAAGTACATACCATGTTGATAAAATTCGATTGGCATTAATTCTTGCTCAATTGCAAAGCCTTTCTTTAAAACGACCAGCTGGTTTATATCATAATGTGGTATTGTTATCTGCATTGCCACCAACTGTGCAGGCGAAATTGTAA
- the Dhap-at gene encoding dihydroxyacetone phosphate acyltransferase isoform X2, whose product MEQFSEFVDLLRARRKDCDILWASRPMDPLLPHKLSPESKYSRKQIIQAVLNDVYLTMTSLAMIRKVDINKVLKEAYLMVNEMASKAHLPTVRWLGTRSRSLKSIVPKFGLLSTILESLLEGGVPDIHFIPISINYERPPEELLFAYELLGVPKPKESTTSLLQSLSILQKPYAYGRVFFNIGEPISAHQFLSMEHRKARVLSPYTKLSSTINEKLAYCIIDSHKKNTILTPFNLVALLFNERSQILPDDPYTLDTLVSDYLWCKNLLQEFSATVYTERSVDINDTNTMGIKKEILNTLKPHEELLVFDSSQILRLRERHRVTKLKNNIYVKGHTLSEKTMQIAVSVINISIYLNPTLSFFIKPAIVILLIGMEGVELGTAFKRYVLLRTLLSTEFAMPLIEDESMIKSEWEETFNFLLRQNYISIRNNAYIQGQNPKVFSLLYNVMLPFIDAIYITCLVLFEWDEAKSNSITIQAVLIEAQRQVEEAFLKGSVWGRHPYSLSLDLFNTTISNLIAQGILIPCERRSTYHVDKIRLALILAQLQSLSLKRPAGLYHNVVLLSALPPTVQAKL is encoded by the exons ATGGAACAATTCTCGGAATTTGTGGATTTACTACGTGCAAGAAGAAAAGATTGTGATATTTTATGGGCTTCTCGACCTATGGATCCGTTGCTACCACATAAACTCTCACCAGAATCCAAGTATTCCAGAAAACAAATTATTCAAGCTGTACTAAATGATGTTTACTTAACAATGACATCCTTGGCTATGATACGTAAGGTGGACATAAATAAAGTTCTAAAGGAAGCTTATTTGATGGTAAATGAAATGGCTAGTAAAGCACATTTGCCTACTGTTCGTTGGTTAG GTACTCGAAGTAGAAGTTTAAAGAGCATAGTGCCCAAGTTTG GCCTTCTTTCGACCATCTTAGAAAGTTTATTAGAGGGTGGTGTACCTGATATACACTTTATACCTATAAGTATTAATTATGAGCGACCACCCGAAGAATTATTGTTTGCATATGAACTTTTAGGAGTGCCAAAACCAAAAGAATCTACAACTAGTCTCCTTCAATCTCTATCTATTTTACAAAAACCTTATGCTTATGGCCGTGTCTTTTTTAATATTGGTGAACCTATTTCTGCACATCAATTTCTAAGTATGGAACATCGTAAAGCAAGAGTATTATCACCATATACAAAATTATCATCAACTATCAATGAGAAATTGGCTTACTGTATAATAGATTCGCAcaagaaaaatacaattcttACACCTTTTAATTTAGTTGCTTTATTATTCAATGAAAGAAGTCAAATACTTCCTGATGATCCTTATACATTGGATACTTTGGTTAGTGATTATTTATGGTGTAAAAATCTTTTACAAGAATTCAGTGCAACAGTATATACAGAAAG GTCGGTTGATATAAATGATACGAATACAATgggaataaagaaagaaatattaaacactTTGAAGCCCCATGAAGAACTGCTTGTATTTGATTCATCACAAATTTTAAGACTTAGAGAAAGACACAGAGTAACAAAGTTAAAGAACAATATATATGTTAAAGGACATACCCTGTCAGAAAAAACTATGCAAATAGCTGTATCAGtcattaatatttcaatttacttAAATCCTACTTTATCTTTCTTTATAAAACCAGCTATTGTTATACTTTTAATAGGAATGGAAGGTGTTGAACttg GAACTGCTTTCAAACGGTATGTATTACTGAGAACATTACTTAGTACAGAATTTGCAATGCCTTTAATAGAAGATGAATCTATGATAAAGTCAGAATGGGAAGAGACATTCAATTTCTTATTAAGACAAAATTATATAAGTATTCGGAATAATGCATATATACAAGGACAAAATCCGAAAGTATTTTCTCTTTTATATAATGTAATGCTGCCATTTATAGATGCAATATATATTACATGTCTTGTCTTGTTTgag TGGGATGAAGCAAAATCAAATTCTATAACAATACAAGCAGTTTTAATTGAAGCACAAAGGCAAGTAGAAGAAGCGTTCCTTAAAGGAAGTGTATGGGGAAGACATCCATATTCATTATCTCTTGATTTATTTAATACGACAATAAGCAATCTTATAGCACAAGGTATTCTAATACCATGTGAAAGACGAAGTACATACCATGTTGATAAAATTCGATTGGCATTAATTCTTGCTCAATTGCAAAGCCTTTCTTTAAAACGACCAGCTGGTTTATATCATAATGTGGTATTGTTATCTGCATTGCCACCAACTGTGCAGGCGAAATTGTAA
- the LOC143144942 gene encoding LOW QUALITY PROTEIN: uncharacterized protein LOC143144942 (The sequence of the model RefSeq protein was modified relative to this genomic sequence to represent the inferred CDS: substituted 1 base at 1 genomic stop codon), translating into MLLTSILTSAICFEIFLWNISLAEWIDMPQFSDEGKIYRIPYSQQDFYKFSQIRTENQFPYYQNVVHKDLTTQKVANNGSIRVFYELEDSISKPTIHKYSNKENEFETSSQKYDEKTLFAMVKKENTNERHFNETLTSNNVDILEYLPVDILKNVHCTLKSQPTSSKGKILFLKSFEKTLMTEIGKKKLDLMRDNFCTXYVSVIFIRNYFVENQLGQIITVGREKRGTDHYDHSYDYHEHATGFPSIEGALMAISFLTFAVYLVRLVMLLFRNMNNSTPSPTGTTLLLGRRKKSINTFDEDTIKILSGVDSFFSTF; encoded by the exons atgttactaacaagtATATTAACGAGTGCGATAtgttttgaaatattcttaTGGAATATTAGTTTGGCGGAATGGATAGATATGCCACAGTTTTCCGACGAAGGAAAAATATATAG AATACCTTACTCGCAAcaagatttttataaattttctcaaATACGTACGGAAAATCAATTTCCTTATTACCAAAATGTAGTTCATAAAGATTTGACCACGCAAAAAGTAGCGAATAACGGAAGTATTCGTGTCTTTTATGAATTAGAAGATTCTATCAGCAAACCTACGAttcataaatattcgaataaagaaaatgaatttgaaaCTAGTTCTCAAAAATATGATGAAAAAACGCTTTTTGCAATGGTGAAG AAAGAAAATACGAATGAAAGACATTTTAACGagaccttaacttcaaataatGTAGATATTTTAGAGTATTTACCAGTGGATATACTTAAAAATGTACATTGCACTTTAAAATCGCAGCCCACATCTAGtaagggaaaaattttatttttaaaatcatttGAAAAAACATTAATGACTGAAATAGGTAAGAAAAAACTTGATTTAATGAGAGATAATTTTTGCACCTAATATGTATCTGTAATATTTATCCGtaattattttgtagaaaatcaACTTGGACAAATTATAACAGTTGGGCGTGAAAAAAGAGGCACTGATCACTATGATCACAGTTATGATTACCACGAACATGCTACAGGATTTCCCTCCATAGAAGGTGCACTGATGGCTATTTCATTTCTTACGTTTGCAGTATACCTTGTTCGATTAGTCatg CTTTTATTCAGAAATATGAACAATTCTACACCATCTCCTACTGGCACTACTCTGCTTCTTGGTAGAAGAAAAAAATCTATAAATACATTCGACGAAGATACAATTAAAATACTCAGTGGTGTGGACagttttttttctactttttaa